The following are encoded in a window of Desulfosporosinus sp. Sb-LF genomic DNA:
- a CDS encoding methyl-accepting chemotaxis protein, producing the protein MTEISQATYLTSQKIFSLEESSSAVGQIVQTISSIAEQTNLLALNAAKQLVQVNRVEDLQW; encoded by the coding sequence ATGACGGAGATCTCTCAGGCTACGTACTTGACGTCCCAAAAAATATTCAGCCTAGAGGAAAGTTCTAGTGCAGTAGGACAAATTGTACAAACTATTTCTAGTATTGCGGAGCAAACAAATTTATTAGCACTCAACGCCGCTAAGCAGCTCGTGCAGGTGAATAGGGTCGAGGATTTGCAGTGGTAG
- a CDS encoding methyl-accepting chemotaxis protein: MVADEVRKLAEQSRQATQEIETLIFGIRATITEAVEAMSHSTQKVESGTQIVSKAGSAFEEILREIVTVAKEVGTVASSVEEMVIGSEEIVKRILRKPFLLQQKNNRLPWNKSMHRFMNCT; encoded by the coding sequence GTGGTAGCGGATGAAGTTCGTAAATTAGCTGAACAATCAAGACAGGCCACGCAAGAGATTGAAACGCTCATCTTTGGGATTCGCGCGACAATAACCGAAGCCGTTGAGGCCATGTCTCATAGTACACAAAAAGTGGAATCTGGCACTCAGATTGTGAGTAAAGCGGGTTCCGCATTCGAAGAAATTCTTCGCGAAATTGTTACAGTTGCAAAAGAAGTTGGAACTGTTGCCTCCTCGGTCGAAGAAATGGTAATAGGGAGTGAGGAGATTGTCAAGAGAATTCTACGCAAACCATTTCTTCTTCAGCAGAAGAACAATCGACTGCCATGGAACAAGTCAATGCATCGATTTATGAATTGCACCTGA